Part of the Henckelia pumila isolate YLH828 chromosome 2, ASM3356847v2, whole genome shotgun sequence genome is shown below.
CAGAAATCCTAAATCAAGAACGGAAAAATGTGTACCCGATACATTCACTACCCATTAAAATCACTTTGAATCATATCCAGGAAAAGAAGAAAGAGGAACCATTCACATTCAAAATCGATTGGTCTTCCAAGATTAGATTATCCCTTTCCATTCCAATAATTTTAAGGGTAAACTACGAATTCACATGGAAATCCATGTCTCAATTTACCTAGCCATGATTTAGGATAAAAGATGCACGACGGTGATCAGAATGCATTCGAAGCTGCGAAGAGAGTGCCAGTGAGCATCCCTCTTCTCTCTACTTAGCTTTGTGAGTCATCGGTAAATGAGCGGGAAACTCCCGCTTTGGTTTGGAGCGAGGCTCGTCATATTTGAACCTCAGGCATGTGTGAATATGAGATCGACATATATGATATAACACGCAGAACCGCGGCCCCACGCTTTACCGAAGCTAACACCGAGCCTCTGCCCAGTGGAGCAGGAAATTGTCTCTGGTTACGTAAGACTTGCCCTCCAAGCTATTAATAGAATGTTGGAGACAccatttttaaaagtttttttaggataaccaattagctTTTTTCCTTAAAACAAGGttgtaagattttttttttctttagtaGTTCTATTTGTTGGGATCTAAGAGATGGGTCGactcaaattatatataataaatgtaatatattttttcatgaatcAAATATAATATTTCTCTCACAATCCCTCATAtgagagtttttatttttttttcttcttattaTAACGGAAATATTATAAATAGTTATGTAGATAGGGGAAGATATTACACAATAAattcttttataaaaaaaaaaatgtactaTTTctatttgaaataataataataataataataataataataaaaacccAGTAATTTACATAGGATTCCAAACAACTTGAAGaacatgatataatatatttgatttttttaaaatattatatatgaagTATTAAAATCTAGTGTCTTGGATTCCCTTTACAATATATAGACAGGAGATTTGGTGATGGGATAACTGATATGACTGTAAAATGTGCATTGCATTGTACAATGGCCCTTGGATTAACTTGCATTAATGACGATTACATATGAATTCTTTGATTATAAttgagaagagaagaagatttCATACATTGGATTCAATCTCTCCTTCTCCTTCCCCTTCCCCTCATATATCATCTTATCGCAGATGTACGCCATCGTTGTACGCGTCACTTTCTGCAGATGATCCGACTTCATTCGCGAAAATTGACCGTGTTTGGCGAAGATCAGCAGCACATGctaaaacagaagaaccctcTTGGCTTGTTTTCCATCGGTGTCTTGGGTGTGTCGCTCGTGTCATCACGTTTAGCCATCAACGAGCTTGTGCCTGGAGACTCTGGAGGGAAGGTGATGTTCTGAGAAGAGAAAATCCTGTGTGGTAAAACGGGTTCCGGAGGCGATATTGTTGATAGATAATGCAGGAGCATGTGTATGATCTGAGTGAAGTTGGGACGCGCGTTCGGATCGTCTTTCCAACATGAAGTCACTATTAAAGCTAAATCCTCTGGTAGATCATTTGCACTTGGCCTTACATTCTGaccagaaaaagaaaaagagagacaAACAGCAAATTAGGAACATAGTTTGGTTTATTTTAGACTAAGAAAATTCGTACAGAAGGGGATTTTTACCTTAAAAGCCGCGGCATAGGCTGCTTGTAAATTTGACATGCCTTCAAAGGGTAACTTGTTATGTATCAGTTCCCACAGTACAATGGCGAAACTGTAAGCATCCACCTTATGGTTGTAATGCTTCTTTTCTCCGCGTCTCAAGGTGACTGTGCTATAGAGCTGGAACcaatatttttggaaaagttGACATCATTTTCAGTGATATCGTTGACCACGAAAATCGGGGGATACAACGGAAAAAGAATTGATGAAGTACCTCTGGAGCCATCCAGCGATAGGTTCCAGTCTCTGCCGTCATCATTTCCGTCAATGTTTCTTCTCTTGCTAAACCGAAATCAGCGAGTTTCACAGTTTTATGATCTGCTGTCAAGAGCAAGTTTTCTGCAGGAAAAAACGAGTGCTTATTACAGATCAATAGACGAGTATAGACTCGACCACCCCCAAGAACCATAAAACCGAAACCGGAACTGTCTCTCAAAAACCAGAATGGTTTCGATTCCAAAATGGACTTGCTAAGAGACGTGAGATGCTCTTCCAGAGCATTTTGCAGGGGGGAAAAACTATAACTTCTCTTCCCAGACTGAATGGAAATCAGGTTGATAATAATATCTAAACATTTCTATTAAAGAAATCTCCCATAAAAGAATAAGCATGTATTCGTTGATCGCCACAAAAGCTAGATGCATGATAAATGTAACACTGTAATACATACAAAGTAGACTAGTTTTCACGCTGATAGATGCAATTAAATATATGCGTCTGACAACCCAAAGAATAGAAAATGAAACATACCAGGTTTCAGGTCACGGTGTATAATTCCATGAGAATGCAAACATTCCATGGCACGAGCTATGTCGAGTGCAAATCCAATGGAAACACGCATGTCCAAACACCTTGGCCTCATATTTATCAAGTACTTCCGCAAAGTCCCACCGAGGAGAAGCTCGGTTACTATTACCATCACAGGTTCCTTGCAAGCTCCGATAAACTGTATCATAACAATATAGTCTCAGACATCGACAATTTTCATGATCACCGCAATGGAAGCAGAGGCAGACCAAAAGGAGGCTGGCAATAACTTCCAACCAAAAACATTCAAGTGCCAATTTTTAGGCTTTTCATGCAAAAGTTTATTCATTTATGCCTCAAAAAGGACACGACATGCAGGATTATAAGTGCAAATAGCAAATGTAAAACACAACCTTGACTAAGTTCTTGTGTTGGACTCGAGACAACATCTCAACTTCTCTTCCAAACCTGGCGTCCCTCTTCGCGATCTCTTCTGGCGTTTCTCCTCTGTGAACAATTTTGATAGCAACATTCTGGTTTTTATATCTGAAAGATTTGTGATTAATAGAAGGCGAGTTAACTTCTAAATGATCAGCCAATATAACAAAATATATGTTTCAGAGCAACAACCTAGTTAACAAATTGAAAGCTTCATCATATAGCATGCCATTTCTAATCATAAATACAATCCCTACGAGTACAGCACGTGGACCCATAAATTCAGTAATGAGCGATTTAGATTCTGAGGAAAAAGATATGCTGGATGCTTAAATCTTGGCAAGCATGAAACGATAAATTTCAACCTCTTGGGAAGTCAGAGTTCAAATTacaagaaacagacaaatattgAAGCAAGGTAACCAATTCCTTGACTAATTTCCTATTCTTCAGCTCTCATTTCTCAGAATTAGAGATCAAGATTCAGACAGAAGATAAGTCAACTTACTTCCCCTCGTACACTTTGGCATGAGCTCCTTCTCCAATCTTTGGCCCAACAAGAAGAAGCTTGGGATCAATCAACCACTTGGAGTCTAAACAAAACTCAGCTCCCGAATAAAACCCATTTCCAGATCCCATTCTTCGCCCCCTTTTCCTCTCAACTTCAATACACGACAAAAGCTACCTTCTTCTACTTTAAAGCATCACCAAGTTGAAAACTTTCACTCTTAGTCCAGCATCCCACGCAAAACCCATATCAGAAACACTCCCACAAGCAATCTTGTCACTTCCCATCACCATTTACCATCTAAAAGGTAAAAAACCCACCCCCCAAATCTGGTACAGAGATCACTGAATCTGAAACACAAGTGTCACAGTCCTTGCAACCAAAGAATGATGCGACCCTGATGATCTCTCACCGATTCACACCCGCCAAAGATCCTTCCTAAACAGATCAATGAATATAGCCAGTAAACAGATGAAAAAGGGGGGCTCCCAAAATCCAAAACCAATCAAGAAAAAGGTAATCTTGGATGGGTATCAATCAAGTACAAAAAGGGAGTATTGTTTTTCTAAATATGCGAGATGAAGTGGGGTTAGTTTGTTTAATTTTACGCCTTTTCTCACCGCGTTGTACTGTTTCCCGTACTCTTTTTGATCTGCGAAGATGGATAAAGCCGCGGAGGAATTGAATTGAGCCCGTGTCAGGATCAGCAAGGGGGTCTGTATTTTGTCTTCTTGAATTACTATtttaacatataatatatatacgtGAGGCAGAGTATGGGATTGGGGGGGACAGTGGAAGGGCAAAATGGGGAATCAAGAAGATGCCCATTGGAAAAAGAATAGATATTGTGGGGGACAGGAGGGTAAAACGGGAAATAAACTAGATGCCCATTTGGGATAAAATATGATATTCTAAGATGTAATAatacattatttatttattttacttctaagttaaagaaaaataaaaaggagAGAAATTATTAAAAAGTGCACATGGAAATTGATGGTTGCATAGGGGACAAGGCAACTCGAGAAATTATGATGATTCCCACCAGTTTCCAATCAGATTCGTGCTtccttttttattattaatcaatgcgattttttgattaatttttgGCATTTTGATCCCATAAAATGTAGTGTTATCCATTGTATCTCGTCGCATTTGTTTCTGTCTTAACATATTGTATGAGAGAAGATTTTAcgttttattattaaatatcttGATTTTTAAGTAATATATGCTATGATACAAACACATCGGACATATTTGAGCATATCAATATAAACATAGAATAAGTAACCATAAGAAACAATAAAATATCGAGAATACTCGAGTCAATCTAAAACATACCACACATATTAGTTTAAAAAATCTATGAGTGTTATCGAAAAGTGAAGATAAAGACATGTGAGCACAATAATCTTGATATTGTGAAACGAAGTTTcaacataaagaatttaaacaaTTTAGATTAAAAATGGGTGAAAGTGGATTTTATGGTGGGTTTGAATCCATTTCTCACCACTTGATGAATTCTATACAAGTAATCCAAATATAACTTTTGTTCATAGCAAGTTAGTCCACAGTGAGATTGTCTTGAAGTAACAGTTTTCCTACCTTTTTGCTAGTGCTTCAGAAATATATTGATAGCTTATGTTTATTGATCCTACATTGTTCATTTTCAATTTAATTTAGCAtgctataatttttttttaacacaaCACTCATGCATGTAACGTTATACCGTacttttgatttaaaaaaatattaaaattgttaaaaaactgaaatataaaaactaaaacttaattttgagaattaaaaaaaaactaacatTGCGAAAATCGGACGAAAATCacaattttatttctttaaaaTTTCCTCTTCTTTTATGTTGATATATCCATCCCACCGCGCTTAAttggtttaatttttttaataggaACGTGAATCATAGCTGAATCAAATGTTTACCtgctattaaaaaaattaattagattAAAATTTCGtttttattttgaagaaaattaaatttcgtTTTCGTTGGTGTGAAAAGCAGATTAAAAGTTGGAATTGAAATTTTGTACTCCATTGGTTAAAAGCCGAGATAAACGTGTTCCACTATCAATGGTAAAATTTGGGTTGCCTTAGATTCAACGCCTTTTCCATTTTTTTAATGTTCATTTTCATCATGGACCCACAATTTATCCGGCATTTTATTCAAATATCAGATTTATCTTCATTTGATTTAACAttcatttttcaataaaaatttcGTAAGTTTAACTAGATAATGTTATTATACAAAAACATTTgtcatataaaaaaataatctatataatttttttttattgtaactAACTTTGAAAGcgtttacaattttttttttattgcacACATTGTGTTCGTCAAAATAATAGCATATATTATCTCCACACTCGTTCGTTCAATTCAACTACTCACGTAagtggatttttttaaaaaaaatcaaataaattgaattatttttttctcaGCGAACGAAATATACTAATTTTTCATGAAAATGGATAAAGCGAATCAATATTAAAATAAGGTTAATTACGCACACCACCCAAGTGAAATTTCGGATATGTTGAAACTTCGTGACTATTAACACactgtattttaaattttgagtaCATATACTGTCGAAAACattttaaatattgaaaattttggcATATAAgcgattgttttttttttatatatataaaaaaacagaaaatatcaaactaGCCGATACTGCATTTTGAAAAGTATATATCAATAGACGAttaattatcaaataaaatataatggaAAAGTTTTTTTCGCAGCTGTAAGGGATATCATGGttcataaaaataatcaaaatcagatgttgtcactaggtgttgacaacatcctacACAACTTGCAGCAGAAATATAATAGTAACAGcaaaccaacaataaaaatactcaagagtaaatatgcacaagtactaaaataataaaaggTTGTGCATACAAAtagattcagatgttgtcacaaggtgttgacaacatcttcaataacaccttgattaacatgcatcagaatttatgaaagaatgaataaaatagataagcaaccaaacaaatcagactcaaatatttaagcaagagtataaaatactcttgcagcgcctcagggcaaaactttcactagaaaacaaatcaaagagttttacaaaccctaaaattagtgaattatttcaaaaatc
Proteins encoded:
- the LOC140880446 gene encoding serine/threonine-protein kinase STY13; its protein translation is MGSGNGFYSGAEFCLDSKWLIDPKLLLVGPKIGEGAHAKVYEGKYKNQNVAIKIVHRGETPEEIAKRDARFGREVEMLSRVQHKNLVKFIGACKEPVMVIVTELLLGGTLRKYLINMRPRCLDMRVSIGFALDIARAMECLHSHGIIHRDLKPENLLLTADHKTVKLADFGLAREETLTEMMTAETGTYRWMAPELYSTVTLRRGEKKHYNHKVDAYSFAIVLWELIHNKLPFEGMSNLQAAYAAAFKNVRPSANDLPEDLALIVTSCWKDDPNARPNFTQIIHMLLHYLSTISPPEPVLPHRIFSSQNITFPPESPGTSSLMAKRDDTSDTPKTPMENKPRGFFCFSMCC